In Holophagales bacterium, one DNA window encodes the following:
- a CDS encoding PAS domain-containing protein, whose product MPRTPTDQESASRRDEIRRAALLDEEGDGVWADLTRAAAWSCRVPIALLAVGNRSSLHALAGVGFPAGPVASPSPLLAWALAADREMEIPDTATEGPWRNRRSLGEAGPVRFFATIPLASAVERRIGALIVADREPRRLDEEQREALRLVARQAVSQWELRHRIAGLSAEQRELYRQIAALRRAKQGLQVLQPAIEQSADAVLITLPDLEAPGPTILYANPTATRLLGYSAEELVGRSVRLLYGPLTDSSTLERMVRELAAGRPFRGTLMTYRKDGRPILLERHAAPVRHAGRQVSHFVSILREVHEEPGRPGNVAPAPPGIEPLSPLLGELPDLCFRLAADGTILDYRSAREELLYVSSERFLRQRIQDVLPPDVAEMVRTASLEATRDQRVVTRTYDLPIEGASSRFEARFLPLLGDEILVLIRQAPTDRTD is encoded by the coding sequence ATGCCTCGCACCCCAACCGACCAGGAGTCCGCCAGCCGACGCGACGAGATCCGGCGCGCCGCGTTGCTCGACGAGGAGGGCGACGGCGTGTGGGCGGACCTCACCCGCGCCGCGGCCTGGTCCTGCCGTGTCCCGATCGCCCTGCTCGCCGTCGGCAACCGGTCGTCGCTCCATGCGCTCGCCGGAGTCGGGTTCCCTGCCGGGCCGGTCGCCTCGCCTTCTCCACTCCTTGCCTGGGCACTCGCCGCGGATCGCGAAATGGAGATCCCCGATACCGCGACGGAAGGGCCCTGGCGAAACCGCCGTTCGCTCGGCGAAGCCGGGCCCGTGCGCTTCTTCGCGACGATTCCACTCGCTTCCGCCGTCGAACGCCGGATCGGCGCCCTGATCGTCGCCGACCGCGAACCCCGCCGGCTCGACGAAGAGCAGCGCGAGGCGCTGCGGCTCGTCGCCCGGCAGGCGGTCTCGCAGTGGGAGCTGCGGCACCGGATCGCCGGCCTTTCGGCCGAACAGCGCGAGCTCTACCGCCAGATCGCGGCGCTGCGCCGGGCCAAGCAGGGGTTGCAGGTCCTGCAGCCGGCCATCGAGCAGAGCGCCGACGCCGTTCTCATCACATTGCCGGACCTCGAAGCACCGGGCCCGACGATCCTCTACGCCAATCCGACGGCCACGCGGCTGCTGGGCTATTCGGCCGAGGAACTGGTCGGCCGCTCGGTGCGCCTGCTCTACGGTCCGCTGACCGATTCGTCCACCCTCGAGCGGATGGTGCGCGAGCTCGCCGCCGGCCGGCCGTTCCGCGGCACGCTGATGACCTACCGCAAGGACGGCCGCCCCATCCTGCTCGAGCGGCACGCCGCTCCGGTCCGCCACGCCGGCCGGCAGGTGAGCCACTTCGTTTCCATCCTCCGAGAGGTCCACGAGGAACCGGGACGCCCTGGAAACGTGGCGCCGGCGCCGCCGGGCATCGAACCGCTCTCGCCGCTGCTCGGCGAGCTCCCGGACCTCTGCTTCCGGCTCGCCGCCGACGGCACCATCCTCGATTACCGGAGCGCTCGCGAAGAGCTGCTCTACGTTTCATCGGAGCGCTTCCTGCGCCAACGGATACAGGACGTGCTGCCGCCCGACGTGGCCGAGATGGTCCGGACGGCCAGCCTCGAGGCCACCCGTGACCAACGGGTCGTCACCCGCACTTACGACCTGCCGATCGAGGGGGCGTCGAGCCGTTTTGAAGCCCGCTTCCTGCCGCTGCTCGGCGACGAGATCCTCGTGCTGATCCGGCAGGCCCCGACCGACCGCACCGACTGA
- the lhgO gene encoding L-2-hydroxyglutarate oxidase, which translates to MAERFDAVVVGAGIVGLATARALAIGHRRRVVVVEMEPQVAFHQTGHNSGVIHSGLYYRPGSVKATHCARGREALYRYCGEAGIRHERCGKLVVAISPQEIARLEELERRGKANGLAGIRRLDAAEIREREPHVAGVAGLLVPETGIVDYVGVAAAMATEVEARGGEVRLGSRCLAVRRYPGEVVVETSRGAVAADGLVNCAGLQSDRVARLCGVDPGVRIVPFRGDYYVLAEERRSLVRHLIYPVPDPELPFLGVHFTRRVDGSVEAGPNAVLAWRREGYSRASFSWRDAWSTLSFPGLWRMAPGYAGIGWQEYRRAWSRTLFVESLRRLIPEIEPADVRPGGAGVRAQALDRSGRLLDDFHLVDAERMVHVLNAPSPAATAALAIGETVAERAMASFGRVSAGAA; encoded by the coding sequence ATGGCGGAACGGTTCGATGCCGTGGTGGTCGGTGCCGGAATCGTCGGCTTGGCGACCGCTCGCGCGCTCGCCATCGGTCATCGCCGGCGCGTCGTGGTGGTCGAGATGGAGCCCCAGGTGGCGTTCCACCAGACCGGACACAACAGCGGAGTCATCCACTCGGGCCTCTACTACCGGCCCGGGTCGGTGAAGGCGACGCACTGCGCCCGCGGTCGCGAGGCGCTCTACCGTTACTGCGGCGAAGCCGGGATCCGCCACGAGCGCTGCGGCAAGCTGGTCGTGGCGATCTCCCCGCAGGAGATCGCCCGGCTCGAAGAGCTCGAACGTCGTGGCAAGGCCAACGGCCTCGCCGGAATCCGCCGGCTCGACGCGGCCGAGATCCGCGAGCGCGAGCCGCACGTGGCCGGTGTCGCCGGTCTGCTCGTGCCCGAGACCGGGATCGTCGACTACGTCGGCGTCGCGGCAGCGATGGCCACGGAAGTCGAAGCGCGAGGCGGCGAGGTGCGATTGGGCTCGCGTTGCCTCGCGGTCCGTCGCTATCCCGGCGAAGTCGTGGTCGAGACCTCGCGCGGTGCGGTCGCGGCCGACGGACTGGTCAACTGTGCCGGGCTGCAGAGCGATCGGGTGGCCCGGCTCTGCGGCGTCGACCCCGGGGTCCGCATCGTGCCGTTCCGCGGCGACTACTACGTCCTGGCCGAGGAGCGGCGATCGCTCGTCCGCCACCTGATCTACCCGGTGCCCGACCCCGAGCTGCCGTTTCTCGGCGTGCATTTCACCCGGAGGGTCGACGGCAGTGTCGAGGCCGGGCCCAACGCCGTGCTCGCCTGGCGGCGCGAGGGTTACTCGCGCGCCTCGTTTTCCTGGCGCGATGCCTGGTCGACCCTGAGCTTCCCGGGGCTCTGGCGGATGGCTCCCGGGTATGCTGGCATCGGCTGGCAGGAGTACCGGCGGGCCTGGAGTCGGACGCTGTTCGTCGAGTCGTTGCGCCGCCTGATTCCGGAGATCGAGCCCGCAGACGTGCGCCCGGGCGGGGCCGGGGTGCGCGCCCAGGCGCTCGATCGCTCCGGCCGGTTGCTCGACGATTTCCATCTGGTCGACGCCGAGCGGATGGTCCATGTGCTCAACGCGCCGTCGCCGGCCGCGACTGCGGCCCTGGCGATCGGCGAGACGGTTGCCGAGCGCGCCATGGCGAGCTTCGGCCGAGTATCCGCCGGAGCCGCGTGA
- a CDS encoding amidase, translating into MTQGKENEFSGGSRRGFLTALAATGGSLAFAELFEAAAQSGEVGREAIAQAERLAGLAFSDAERDLMLPELLDQSKAFAGLREQALANDVPLALQFRPDAFTEEPRAVLREMSSTSAPAKPHRRIRPEDDELAFLSVAELGALLDQREISSLELTRLYLDRLKRYDPRLLCVVNLLEERALAAARRADHELASLAGRRQRTPLQGIPWGAKDLMAALGAPTTWGSPPFREQSFGADASVVEQLDRAGAVIVAKLAVGELAWGDVWSGGMTRNPWKPEQGSSGSSAGSAAATAAGLVGFALGTETWGSIVSPCTRCGATGLRPTFGRVSRDGVMALSWTMDKVGPIARSVEDCALVFGVIAGPDGRDATLVDRPFDWGSRPDPRKLRLGYVPALFDEAPEKGGEETRALERAALDALRKSGVALSAVTLPKLPVEALAIILTAEAGAAFDDFTRSGRVREMVRQGADAWPNLFRAARFIPAVEYLRANRIRTLLVREWEAALRGLDALVVPSFGGSQLLATNLTGHPAVVLPNGLRSDGTPSSLTFVGRLHGELELLAAADFYQRETGFHLAHPKL; encoded by the coding sequence ATGACGCAAGGGAAAGAGAACGAATTCTCCGGCGGATCCCGCCGCGGGTTTCTCACGGCGCTGGCGGCGACCGGAGGCTCGTTGGCGTTCGCCGAGCTTTTCGAGGCAGCGGCGCAGAGCGGCGAGGTCGGCCGTGAGGCGATCGCACAGGCCGAGCGGCTCGCCGGCCTGGCCTTCAGCGACGCCGAGCGCGACCTGATGCTGCCGGAGTTGCTCGACCAGTCGAAGGCGTTTGCCGGCTTGCGCGAGCAGGCGCTGGCCAACGACGTGCCGCTGGCGCTGCAGTTCCGACCGGACGCTTTCACCGAGGAGCCACGCGCCGTCCTGCGCGAGATGTCCTCGACCTCGGCGCCGGCCAAGCCGCACCGGCGCATTCGGCCGGAGGACGACGAGCTCGCCTTCCTGTCGGTCGCCGAGCTCGGTGCGCTGCTCGACCAGCGGGAGATCTCGTCGCTCGAGCTGACTCGCCTCTACCTCGATCGCCTGAAGCGTTACGACCCGCGCCTGCTCTGCGTGGTCAACCTCCTCGAAGAGCGCGCCCTCGCCGCCGCTCGCCGCGCCGACCACGAGCTCGCCAGTCTCGCCGGGCGGCGCCAGCGAACCCCGCTCCAGGGCATTCCGTGGGGGGCCAAGGACCTGATGGCCGCGCTCGGGGCGCCGACGACCTGGGGGAGCCCGCCGTTCCGCGAGCAGAGCTTCGGTGCCGACGCCTCGGTGGTCGAACAGCTCGACCGGGCCGGTGCGGTGATCGTCGCCAAGCTCGCCGTGGGCGAGCTCGCCTGGGGCGACGTCTGGTCCGGCGGGATGACGCGCAATCCCTGGAAGCCGGAGCAGGGCTCGAGCGGCTCGTCCGCCGGCTCGGCCGCGGCGACAGCGGCGGGCCTCGTCGGCTTCGCCCTCGGCACCGAGACATGGGGTTCGATCGTCTCGCCGTGCACCCGATGCGGCGCGACCGGCCTGCGGCCGACCTTCGGTCGAGTCAGTCGCGATGGGGTGATGGCGCTCTCTTGGACGATGGACAAGGTCGGCCCGATCGCCCGGTCGGTGGAGGATTGCGCCCTGGTGTTCGGGGTCATTGCCGGTCCCGACGGCCGTGACGCTACCCTGGTGGACCGTCCGTTCGACTGGGGATCGCGCCCGGATCCGCGCAAGCTCCGTCTCGGCTACGTGCCGGCGCTCTTCGACGAGGCGCCGGAGAAGGGGGGCGAGGAGACCCGGGCGCTCGAGCGGGCGGCCCTGGACGCGCTCCGCAAGAGCGGCGTCGCGCTTTCGGCGGTGACGCTGCCGAAGCTGCCGGTCGAGGCGCTGGCGATCATCCTCACCGCCGAAGCCGGTGCCGCGTTCGACGACTTCACCCGTTCCGGCCGAGTCCGCGAGATGGTGCGCCAGGGGGCAGACGCCTGGCCGAACCTCTTCCGCGCCGCCCGGTTCATTCCGGCGGTGGAGTATCTGCGGGCGAACCGGATCCGGACCCTGCTGGTGCGCGAGTGGGAGGCGGCGCTGCGCGGTCTCGACGCGCTCGTCGTCCCGTCGTTCGGCGGCTCTCAGCTCCTGGCGACGAACCTGACCGGGCATCCGGCGGTGGTCCTGCCGAACGGCTTGCGCTCCGACGGCACGCCGTCCAGCCTGACGTTCGTCGGTCGCCTGCACGGCGAGCTCGAGTTGCTCGCCGCGGCCGACTTCTATCAGCGCGAGACCGGTTTCCACCTCGCGCACCCGAAGCTCTGA
- a CDS encoding patatin-like phospholipase family protein, with protein sequence MRSLRLLLAVALLFSFSCAEAPPPKTTAPPALQLVPPRIGLALGGGGARGFAHLGVLRVLEQEKIPVDLVVGTSVGSLIGALYADSGRVLDAEVLALLVTQEDLFDYGALAFFSGGLAKGEGIETFLRRHLKHQAIEEFAVSYGAVATELRTGKTVVFDRGAVAPAVRASSAIPGVFVPVEIAGVTYVDGGVTDPVPADVARLRGADLVIAVAIPPAVPREPPRNPIAVAYHAVTLMSAEIGRLRAAEADVVIEPIVGDVAYDDFSRRKQLIEAGENAARQALPAIRAAIAAKSRPSGR encoded by the coding sequence ATGCGATCTCTTCGCCTTCTGCTCGCCGTCGCGCTCCTATTCTCGTTTTCCTGCGCCGAGGCGCCGCCTCCGAAGACCACCGCACCGCCCGCGCTGCAACTCGTCCCGCCACGCATCGGGCTGGCGCTCGGCGGCGGCGGAGCGCGTGGGTTCGCCCATCTCGGGGTGCTGCGCGTCCTCGAACAGGAGAAGATCCCCGTCGACCTGGTCGTCGGCACCTCGGTCGGCAGCCTCATCGGAGCGCTGTACGCCGACAGCGGCCGCGTGCTCGACGCCGAGGTGCTGGCCCTCCTGGTGACGCAGGAGGATCTCTTCGACTACGGCGCGCTGGCGTTCTTCTCCGGCGGCCTCGCCAAGGGCGAAGGGATCGAGACCTTCCTGCGGCGTCACCTCAAGCATCAGGCGATCGAAGAGTTCGCCGTGTCGTACGGCGCGGTGGCCACGGAGTTGCGAACCGGCAAGACGGTGGTTTTCGACCGCGGCGCCGTGGCGCCCGCGGTGCGGGCCTCGTCGGCCATTCCCGGCGTCTTCGTGCCGGTCGAGATCGCCGGGGTGACCTACGTCGACGGCGGGGTCACCGATCCCGTGCCGGCGGATGTGGCGCGCCTGCGGGGCGCCGACCTGGTGATCGCCGTGGCGATCCCACCGGCGGTTCCGCGGGAGCCACCGCGCAATCCGATCGCCGTCGCCTACCATGCCGTGACCCTGATGTCGGCCGAGATCGGTCGGCTGCGGGCGGCGGAGGCGGACGTGGTGATCGAGCCGATCGTCGGGGACGTGGCCTACGACGACTTCAGCCGGCGCAAGCAACTGATCGAGGCCGGTGAAAACGCCGCGCGACAGGCGCTTCCGGCGATCCGCGCAGCCATCGCCGCGAAGAGCCGGCCGAGCGGGCGCTGA
- the smc gene encoding chromosome segregation protein SMC: MLKLLRLEVSGFKSFVDPVTVDFAGGVTSVVGPNGCGKSNLSEAITWVLGEQSAKTLRGDTMEDVIFNGTEQRRPLGMAEVTVSFACDPSFDRGDQGRLVIARRVFRSGESQYRLNGRVVRLKEIKDLLMDTGLGIRAYSVIEQGKIGMILSGKPQERRKLIEEAAGVTRYKARKKVAEVKLEEASGNLLRLDDILAEVERNLRALKRQASAARRFQERQVEYRERLRLLLLGRHARSSAQLAARRAELGAAQEAEASLIAAIHREESELAAHRERVEKMAESLAESSRRQAELAGTIEGRQEFLRGAKRTIEELRARRAGGEALAVRRRQDGESHRQRLGELAAERGELELRHLEAAAAVADDDRALAAAREAATLAERRMEAIRQELLTSLGSLNAIRSQLHREQIENEKVELRGKHLEDERALRSRDLAEAQGQVQEAESRIAGLERRLAELDLAVERGESELEETLAREGEAAQRLRVLETEQATRGERQRFLSELGEAQEAGRHGLAERLRAAGLADPVFLGERLHAHRRGWEGTLDLYLGDLVDAAILPPGTDGLDTAARLAGTGRAATLLQPSGETHDDPASLADAGIVAPLHAALGLPEALARALPPAFLVDTPETAVRLAAAHPGTTFLTRDHLCAEGGLIRLLGEAAQPGILAREAELVDLDQELARLEAELGATRSGLDDLLATRSRAAQALGQKRDEIAHLRQELAVTRARREEAATRVRRAEASLAAVAEESQTLAGEREKLAERQRLLAIDLAGAEDSHGAREQAFDRVQAELAHARASRESQSSAGAGRRGELDVLAERLRSLDREGERLQRELAGAEQHLAAWAHEAAELAERQEELESAMARAESELADAFERATTVGDELRAEQEALESERDAVRSRDQALTTRRALHEGQRSAVEERRVALVGLEHDLVHLASDFEQEFREPLPEVPAEIPENLDEIEDDVARLRGALEAIGPVNVLAATEYTEQEERHGFLSAQRADVVKSVESLRQTIREINETSSARFKEAFDEVNRHFSETFVDLFRGGEAEMRLMDEDDLLECGIEIVARPPGKRLQNMMLLSGGEKALTAIALLFALFRTKPSPFCILDEVDAPLDDVNTLRYVHMLRNLAKTTQCIVITHNKLTMEVASTLYGVTMEERGVSKLVAVRLEEVQPGEPQEEEAVSA, from the coding sequence ATGCTCAAGCTGCTTCGCCTGGAGGTATCCGGGTTCAAGTCGTTCGTCGATCCCGTCACCGTCGATTTCGCCGGTGGCGTCACCTCCGTCGTCGGCCCGAACGGGTGCGGGAAGAGCAACCTCTCCGAGGCGATCACCTGGGTGCTCGGCGAGCAGAGCGCCAAGACGCTGCGCGGCGACACGATGGAAGACGTGATCTTCAACGGCACCGAGCAGCGCCGGCCGCTCGGGATGGCCGAGGTGACGGTCTCCTTCGCCTGCGATCCGTCGTTCGACCGCGGCGATCAGGGGCGGCTGGTGATCGCTCGCCGCGTCTTCCGCTCCGGCGAGAGCCAGTACCGGCTCAACGGACGCGTGGTGCGCCTCAAGGAGATCAAGGACCTGCTCATGGACACGGGCCTGGGAATCCGGGCCTATTCGGTCATCGAGCAGGGGAAGATCGGCATGATCCTCTCCGGCAAGCCTCAAGAGCGTCGCAAGCTCATCGAAGAGGCCGCCGGAGTCACCCGCTACAAGGCGCGCAAGAAGGTGGCCGAGGTCAAGCTCGAGGAGGCCTCCGGCAATCTCCTGCGGCTCGACGACATCCTCGCCGAGGTCGAGCGGAACCTCCGCGCCCTCAAGCGCCAGGCCTCGGCGGCACGCCGCTTCCAGGAACGTCAGGTCGAATATCGGGAGCGGCTGCGGCTGCTCCTGCTCGGTCGCCATGCCCGCAGCTCGGCGCAGCTCGCGGCACGTCGCGCCGAGCTCGGCGCCGCCCAGGAGGCCGAGGCGAGCCTGATCGCCGCCATTCACCGCGAAGAGTCCGAGCTCGCCGCCCACCGCGAACGGGTCGAGAAGATGGCCGAGAGCCTCGCCGAAAGCTCGCGTCGACAGGCCGAGCTTGCCGGCACGATCGAGGGTCGCCAGGAGTTCCTGCGCGGCGCCAAGCGCACGATCGAAGAGCTGCGCGCTCGCCGGGCAGGGGGCGAGGCGCTCGCCGTGCGTCGTCGGCAGGACGGCGAATCCCACCGCCAGCGGCTCGGCGAGCTTGCAGCCGAGCGCGGCGAGCTCGAGCTCCGTCACCTCGAGGCGGCGGCAGCGGTGGCCGACGACGATCGTGCCCTGGCCGCCGCTCGCGAGGCCGCGACCCTCGCCGAACGACGAATGGAAGCGATCCGGCAGGAGCTGCTGACCTCCCTCGGCTCGCTCAACGCCATCCGCTCCCAACTGCACCGCGAACAGATCGAGAACGAGAAGGTCGAGCTGCGCGGCAAGCATCTCGAGGACGAGCGAGCCTTGCGCTCCCGCGATCTCGCCGAGGCCCAGGGGCAGGTCCAGGAGGCCGAGTCGCGCATCGCGGGCCTCGAGCGCCGGCTCGCCGAGCTCGACCTGGCCGTCGAGCGCGGCGAGTCCGAGCTCGAGGAGACGCTGGCGCGTGAAGGCGAGGCGGCCCAGCGCCTGCGCGTTCTCGAGACGGAGCAGGCGACGCGCGGCGAACGCCAGCGCTTCCTCTCCGAGCTCGGCGAGGCTCAGGAGGCGGGGCGGCACGGGCTTGCCGAGCGCCTGCGCGCCGCCGGTCTGGCCGATCCGGTCTTCCTCGGCGAACGGCTGCACGCCCACCGCCGCGGCTGGGAGGGAACGCTCGACCTCTACCTCGGCGACCTGGTCGATGCGGCGATCCTCCCCCCGGGCACCGACGGGCTCGACACCGCCGCCCGCCTGGCGGGCACCGGCCGCGCCGCGACGCTCCTTCAGCCATCCGGGGAGACTCACGACGACCCGGCGAGCCTCGCCGACGCGGGGATCGTCGCCCCGCTGCATGCGGCGCTCGGCCTGCCAGAGGCGCTCGCCCGCGCGCTTCCTCCGGCCTTCCTGGTCGACACACCCGAGACCGCCGTGCGGCTGGCGGCGGCTCATCCGGGCACGACCTTCCTGACCCGCGACCACCTCTGCGCCGAGGGGGGCCTCATCCGGCTGCTCGGCGAGGCCGCTCAGCCCGGCATCCTGGCGCGCGAGGCCGAGCTCGTCGACCTCGACCAGGAGCTGGCGCGTCTCGAGGCAGAGCTCGGCGCCACGCGCTCGGGGCTCGACGACCTCCTCGCCACCCGTTCGCGGGCAGCGCAGGCGCTCGGCCAGAAGCGCGACGAGATCGCCCACCTCCGGCAGGAGCTCGCCGTCACGCGAGCGCGCCGCGAGGAGGCCGCGACGCGCGTCCGGCGTGCCGAAGCGTCGCTCGCTGCGGTCGCGGAGGAGAGCCAGACCCTGGCCGGCGAACGCGAGAAGCTCGCCGAGCGGCAGCGCCTGCTGGCGATCGACCTGGCAGGCGCGGAGGACTCCCACGGCGCACGCGAACAGGCCTTCGACCGCGTCCAGGCCGAGCTCGCGCATGCTCGCGCGTCCCGCGAGAGCCAGAGCTCCGCGGGCGCCGGACGGCGCGGCGAGCTCGACGTCCTGGCCGAACGCCTGCGCTCACTCGACCGCGAAGGCGAACGCTTGCAGCGCGAGCTCGCCGGTGCCGAACAGCACCTCGCCGCGTGGGCCCACGAAGCGGCCGAGCTCGCCGAGCGGCAGGAGGAGCTGGAGTCGGCGATGGCACGAGCCGAGTCCGAGCTCGCCGACGCCTTCGAGCGCGCGACGACGGTCGGCGACGAGCTGCGCGCCGAACAGGAGGCCCTCGAGTCGGAGCGCGATGCCGTGCGCTCGCGCGATCAGGCCCTCACCACCCGCCGTGCCTTGCACGAGGGGCAGCGCAGCGCCGTAGAAGAGCGGCGGGTGGCCCTCGTCGGTCTGGAACACGACCTGGTCCACCTGGCGAGCGATTTCGAACAGGAGTTCCGCGAGCCGCTCCCCGAGGTCCCGGCAGAGATTCCCGAGAACCTCGACGAGATCGAGGACGACGTCGCCCGCCTGCGTGGCGCCCTCGAAGCGATCGGCCCGGTCAACGTTCTCGCTGCCACCGAGTACACCGAGCAGGAAGAACGGCATGGTTTTCTCAGCGCGCAGCGAGCCGACGTCGTCAAGTCGGTCGAGAGCCTGCGCCAGACGATCCGCGAGATCAACGAGACGTCGAGCGCCCGCTTCAAGGAGGCGTTCGACGAGGTGAACCGTCACTTCTCCGAGACCTTCGTCGACCTCTTCCGCGGCGGCGAGGCGGAGATGCGCCTGATGGACGAAGACGACCTGCTCGAGTGCGGCATCGAGATCGTCGCTCGCCCGCCGGGAAAGCGGCTGCAGAACATGATGCTCCTCTCGGGCGGCGAGAAGGCGCTCACCGCCATCGCCCTGCTCTTCGCTCTCTTCCGCACCAAGCCCTCGCCCTTCTGCATCCTCGACGAGGTCGACGCACCGCTCGACGACGTCAACACCCTGCGCTACGTGCACATGCTGCGCAACCTCGCCAAGACGACGCAGTGCATCGTCATCACCCACAACAAGCTCACCATGGAGGTCGCCTCGACCCTCTACGGCGTCACCATGGAGGAGCGCGGCGTCTCCAAGCTCGTCGCCGTGCGGCTCGAGGAAGTCCAACCCGGCGAACCCCAGGAGGAAGAGGCGGTTTCCGCCTGA